One segment of Natranaeroarchaeum aerophilus DNA contains the following:
- the glyS gene encoding glycine--tRNA ligase encodes MSSQKLVELAKRRGYFLQASGAYGGVSGFYTFGPQGAALKGNVEDAWRDRFAVKEGNQEIDAPTIMPEPVFEASGHLDTFDDMLVECAECGESHRADHLIEDNTDLEDAEAIPIAEVEGLIEEHDLACPSCGAALAGEPVEDFNLMFATNIGPGDSAPGYLRPETAQGIFVEFPQLKEYARNQLPFGVTQIGKAYRNEISPRKSVIRTREFTQAELELFIDPEEDEPDLARVEDIEVTLYPVPEQQADEGEPITTTIGEAVEDGTIASAWIGYYLGIAQQWYDRVGIDMDRFRFRQHLPGELAHYSVDCWDAESELDGDWVELTGFAYRSDYDLSKHGEYSDEEFTIFRQYDEPKTVERATVDPEMSYLGPEFGGAAGEIADALAALAETDRSAFEGDEVTVEVDGAEYTVPVEKTGFAVEEVTEAGEHITPHVVEPSFGIDRVLYTILDHSYREDEVDGEERTYLELEPEVAPTFVGVFPLMDKEGLGELAGEVATDLREAGLSVAYDDSGAIGRRYRRQDEVGTPFCVTVDYEALEEGTVTVRERDSTEQVRVALDELVETLTALRSGDLSFDELS; translated from the coding sequence ATGAGTAGTCAGAAACTCGTCGAACTCGCCAAGCGCCGGGGCTACTTCCTGCAGGCCTCGGGCGCGTACGGCGGTGTTTCGGGCTTCTATACGTTCGGCCCACAGGGTGCGGCGCTCAAGGGAAACGTCGAGGACGCCTGGCGGGACCGCTTTGCCGTCAAGGAGGGCAACCAGGAGATCGACGCGCCGACGATCATGCCCGAACCCGTCTTCGAGGCTTCGGGTCACCTCGACACGTTCGACGACATGCTTGTCGAGTGCGCCGAGTGTGGGGAAAGTCACCGTGCGGATCACCTGATCGAGGACAACACCGACCTCGAAGATGCCGAGGCGATCCCGATCGCGGAGGTCGAGGGACTTATCGAAGAGCACGACCTTGCCTGTCCGTCCTGTGGTGCCGCCCTCGCCGGCGAACCGGTCGAGGACTTCAACCTCATGTTCGCCACGAACATCGGTCCCGGCGACTCCGCGCCGGGCTATCTCCGACCCGAGACCGCACAGGGGATCTTCGTCGAGTTCCCCCAGCTCAAAGAGTACGCCCGCAACCAGCTTCCCTTCGGCGTCACCCAGATCGGGAAGGCCTACCGGAACGAGATCAGCCCCCGAAAATCCGTTATTCGCACCCGGGAGTTCACGCAGGCCGAACTCGAACTGTTTATCGACCCCGAGGAGGACGAGCCCGACCTCGCGCGGGTCGAGGACATCGAGGTGACGCTGTATCCCGTCCCCGAACAGCAGGCCGACGAGGGCGAACCGATCACGACGACGATCGGCGAGGCAGTAGAGGACGGCACCATCGCCAGCGCGTGGATCGGCTACTACCTCGGCATCGCCCAGCAGTGGTACGATCGCGTCGGTATCGACATGGACCGCTTTCGCTTCCGCCAGCATCTCCCCGGCGAACTCGCTCACTACTCGGTGGACTGCTGGGACGCCGAATCGGAACTGGATGGCGACTGGGTAGAACTCACCGGCTTTGCCTACCGGAGCGACTACGACCTGAGCAAACACGGCGAGTACTCGGACGAGGAGTTCACGATCTTCAGGCAGTACGACGAACCGAAGACCGTCGAGCGCGCGACGGTCGATCCGGAGATGAGCTATCTCGGGCCGGAGTTCGGCGGCGCGGCGGGCGAGATCGCCGACGCGCTCGCGGCGCTCGCCGAGACGGACCGATCCGCGTTCGAGGGGGACGAGGTCACCGTCGAGGTCGACGGCGCGGAGTACACTGTCCCGGTCGAGAAGACCGGCTTCGCCGTCGAGGAAGTTACCGAAGCGGGCGAACACATCACGCCCCACGTCGTCGAGCCATCTTTCGGTATTGACCGCGTGCTCTACACCATCCTCGACCACAGCTACCGCGAGGACGAGGTCGACGGCGAGGAACGGACCTATCTCGAACTCGAACCCGAAGTGGCCCCGACCTTTGTCGGCGTCTTCCCGCTGATGGACAAGGAGGGGCTGGGCGAGCTCGCCGGGGAGGTCGCAACCGACCTGCGTGAGGCCGGGCTCTCGGTCGCCTACGACGACTCCGGTGCGATCGGGCGGCGCTACCGCCGACAGGACGAGGTCGGCACGCCGTTCTGTGTCACCGTGGACTACGAGGCGCTCGAAGAGGGGACGGTGACGGTCCGCGAACGCGACTCGACCGAGCAGGTCCGGGTCGCCCTCGACGAGCTCGTCGAGACGCTGACGGCGCTCCGGTCGGGCGACCTGTCGTTCGACGAACTGTCGTAG
- a CDS encoding CBS domain-containing protein, with the protein MNVSDAMTPRSELVTVSIPGSRDDALEYLQDREFSSVPVVKETDAGEQYRGLVSRESLIEQPDEDQLALLMDEVPTVERDASVEELAELMATENARRIPVVDGELEGIITITDVIRAIATGDVDAETSVEELATTDINTTYEAAPLLVGMRELFYANVPYAVVLDEEGDPAGMLTEVDILDVARVVEEEERTGNSFADQDNDWMWEGIKGVGSRSMTVRNVELPDETVGDLMTSDLVTVSKRKTAKETAQQMITHDIEQIPLVSGDELIGVVRDMDLLEALYE; encoded by the coding sequence ATGAATGTATCCGACGCGATGACACCCCGTTCGGAGCTCGTCACGGTATCGATACCCGGTAGCCGGGACGACGCCCTCGAATACCTGCAGGATCGGGAGTTCTCCTCGGTGCCGGTCGTCAAAGAAACCGATGCGGGCGAGCAGTACCGCGGCCTCGTCTCCCGCGAGAGTCTGATCGAGCAGCCCGACGAGGACCAGCTCGCCTTGCTGATGGACGAAGTTCCGACGGTCGAGCGCGACGCCAGCGTCGAGGAACTCGCCGAACTGATGGCGACCGAGAACGCCCGCCGAATTCCGGTCGTCGATGGCGAACTCGAGGGAATCATCACGATCACTGACGTGATCCGCGCGATTGCAACCGGTGACGTCGACGCCGAGACGAGCGTCGAGGAGCTGGCGACGACCGACATCAACACGACCTACGAGGCTGCACCGCTGCTCGTCGGAATGCGCGAGCTGTTCTACGCGAACGTCCCCTACGCCGTCGTGCTCGACGAGGAAGGCGACCCCGCCGGCATGTTGACCGAGGTCGATATCCTCGACGTGGCCCGCGTTGTCGAGGAAGAAGAGCGCACGGGCAACAGCTTCGCCGATCAGGACAACGACTGGATGTGGGAAGGAATCAAGGGTGTCGGGAGCCGCTCGATGACGGTCCGGAACGTCGAACTCCCCGACGAGACTGTCGGCGACCTGATGACATCGGACCTCGTGACGGTCTCGAAACGAAAGACTGCGAAGGAGACGGCCCAGCAGATGATCACCCACGACATCGAGCAGATCCCGCTGGTCTCCGGTGACGAGCTCATCGGCGTCGTCCGTGATATGGACCTGCTGGAGGCGCTGTATGAGTAG
- a CDS encoding DUF7556 family protein, translating into MSTSGYSESLADTREVVGTIDGDGHEGEYVIADITRDGAWISTDLADAVEPDEMR; encoded by the coding sequence ATGTCCACGTCAGGCTACAGCGAGTCGTTGGCGGACACGCGCGAGGTCGTTGGAACGATCGACGGCGACGGCCACGAGGGCGAGTACGTAATCGCGGATATCACCCGCGATGGGGCGTGGATTTCCACGGATCTCGCCGATGCGGTGGAGCCTGACGAGATGCGATAA
- the ligA gene encoding NAD-dependent DNA ligase LigA — MPPESTENPYVEEPPTEFEPVESLDETEAREQADLLREAIRYHDRRYYRKADPVISDRVYDALFARLETLEDRFDIDSADSPTQRVGGEPVDEFETVEHVAPMLSIDSTEDADEVRNFADRIEREFDGVSYVCEPKFDGISIEVVYEDGQLVRGVTRGDGREGDDVTANVRTIRSIPLQLSGDYPEFLAVRGEIYMPRDAFQAYNRELVERGEDPFANPRNATAGTIRQHDPTVVAERPLDCFFFEVLDASREWESRYAEDETLPEFGLRVNEHTTRVDDIEAAISYRDNILDQRDDLNYEIDGVVIKVDGRAEREALGSTARHYRWAVAYKFPARTEETTVRDIAVQVGRTGRLTPVALLDPVDVGGVTVARASLHNPDEIARLGVDVGDRVRIERAGDVIPQVAEVIDEDGDGHFTFPDTCPVCESAVERDGPMAHCTGGIACDAQLRESLVYYGSDAGLDIDGLGERTIRQLLDTGLIERLPDLYRLDADELAGLEGWGERSARNLIEAIEATEEPPLADFLSALGVPHVGPATARELAREFGDLDSLMGASVDELESVDEVGQVVAEEIHEFFASEANRAVIEELRAESVEPQAAETTGGDELDGLTIVFTGSLDGYTRSEAQELVEAHGGSATSSVSGNTDYLVTGENPGTTKVEDAAEEGVTRLGEAEFVDLLSERDVTLSTD; from the coding sequence ATGCCGCCAGAGTCTACGGAGAACCCGTACGTCGAGGAGCCGCCGACGGAGTTCGAGCCGGTGGAATCGCTCGACGAGACCGAGGCCCGTGAACAGGCGGATCTCCTCCGGGAAGCGATCCGATATCACGACCGTCGGTACTACCGAAAGGCGGACCCAGTTATTTCCGACAGAGTCTACGACGCCCTGTTTGCCCGCCTCGAAACGCTCGAAGACCGGTTCGATATCGACAGTGCTGACAGCCCGACCCAGCGGGTGGGCGGCGAGCCGGTCGACGAGTTCGAAACCGTCGAGCACGTCGCGCCGATGCTCTCGATCGATAGCACCGAGGACGCCGACGAAGTGCGTAACTTTGCCGACCGGATCGAGCGCGAGTTCGACGGCGTGAGCTACGTCTGTGAGCCGAAGTTTGACGGTATCTCGATCGAGGTCGTCTACGAGGACGGCCAGCTCGTGCGTGGAGTCACCCGCGGTGACGGTCGCGAGGGTGACGACGTGACCGCAAACGTCCGGACGATCCGGTCGATCCCGCTCCAGCTCTCGGGGGACTATCCGGAGTTTCTGGCCGTGCGGGGCGAGATCTACATGCCACGGGACGCGTTTCAGGCGTACAACCGCGAGCTGGTCGAACGCGGCGAAGACCCCTTTGCGAACCCGCGGAACGCGACAGCAGGGACGATCCGTCAGCACGACCCAACCGTGGTCGCCGAGCGCCCGCTGGACTGTTTCTTTTTCGAGGTGCTCGACGCGAGCCGTGAGTGGGAGAGCCGCTACGCCGAGGACGAGACGCTGCCGGAGTTCGGCCTGCGCGTCAACGAACACACCACCCGCGTCGACGACATCGAGGCCGCAATTTCGTACCGCGACAACATCCTCGACCAGCGGGACGACCTGAACTACGAGATCGACGGTGTGGTGATCAAAGTCGACGGCCGGGCCGAGCGCGAGGCTCTCGGGTCGACCGCCCGACACTATCGGTGGGCGGTCGCCTACAAGTTCCCCGCACGCACCGAGGAGACGACGGTCCGCGATATCGCGGTGCAAGTGGGGCGAACGGGCCGCCTGACGCCAGTCGCACTGCTCGATCCGGTCGACGTCGGCGGGGTGACGGTCGCTCGGGCCAGCCTGCACAACCCCGACGAGATCGCCCGCCTCGGCGTCGACGTCGGCGACAGGGTGCGGATCGAGCGGGCGGGCGACGTGATCCCACAGGTCGCGGAGGTCATCGACGAGGACGGCGACGGTCACTTCACGTTTCCGGACACCTGCCCGGTCTGCGAGAGCGCGGTCGAGCGGGACGGCCCGATGGCCCACTGTACCGGGGGAATCGCCTGTGACGCCCAGCTACGGGAATCGCTGGTCTACTACGGGAGCGACGCCGGGCTCGATATCGACGGACTGGGTGAACGGACGATCCGCCAGCTGCTCGATACGGGGCTGATCGAGCGGCTGCCGGATCTCTACCGGCTCGACGCCGACGAACTGGCCGGGCTGGAGGGCTGGGGCGAGCGGAGTGCGCGGAACCTGATCGAGGCGATCGAGGCGACCGAAGAACCCCCGCTCGCTGACTTCCTCTCGGCACTCGGTGTCCCACACGTCGGCCCGGCGACCGCCCGGGAACTGGCCCGCGAGTTCGGCGACCTCGACAGCCTGATGGGGGCGAGCGTCGACGAGTTAGAATCGGTCGATGAGGTGGGTCAGGTCGTCGCCGAGGAGATCCACGAGTTCTTCGCCTCCGAAGCGAACCGGGCGGTGATCGAGGAGCTGCGTGCGGAAAGTGTCGAGCCACAGGCCGCCGAAACCACCGGCGGCGACGAACTCGATGGGCTGACGATCGTCTTCACCGGCAGTCTGGACGGCTACACGCGCAGCGAGGCCCAGGAACTCGTCGAGGCCCACGGTGGATCGGCGACGAGCAGCGTCTCCGGTAACACCGACTATCTCGTGACCGGCGAGAATCCGGGAACAACAAAGGTTGAGGACGCCGCGGAGGAAGGGGTGACGCGGCTCGGTGAGGCGGAGTTCGTGGACCTGCTGTCGGAGCGGGACGTGACACTCAGTACCGACTAG
- a CDS encoding ABC transporter permease subunit, producing MSWEAIARKEIRDSIRSRSLIVLSGLFVILALFLTALYASVPLLGGATEGELRVENLVSFFNSAVMFVPIIAVLLGYKAVVGERQSGSLSLTLSLPHTRDDVMLGKFIGRSVVLAVPVLLAFAAGLLVVVALFDAFSIVDYLVFVLGVLLIGMAYLSLAIGFSGVASSSVLSAVGVFVLYVLFRFVWTPGLMAIQSVVNRLQTGEWTIAFQFDWWMYPLSLINPHYAYQMILHGFVYTDMAQPRYMSAWYINGWTGLAVLAVWIVVPLTVGTALFRRQDL from the coding sequence ATGAGCTGGGAAGCGATTGCCCGCAAGGAGATCCGGGACTCGATCAGATCGCGCTCGCTCATCGTCCTCTCCGGGCTATTCGTTATCCTCGCCCTGTTTCTGACTGCGCTGTACGCGTCCGTTCCTCTGCTGGGCGGGGCCACGGAGGGCGAACTGAGGGTCGAAAACCTCGTCTCGTTTTTTAATAGTGCCGTGATGTTCGTTCCGATCATCGCCGTTCTGCTCGGGTACAAAGCCGTCGTCGGGGAGCGTCAGTCCGGGAGTCTCAGCCTGACGCTCTCGCTGCCACACACCCGTGACGACGTGATGCTCGGCAAGTTCATTGGCCGCTCGGTCGTGCTTGCCGTGCCGGTCCTGCTGGCGTTTGCCGCCGGACTCCTCGTTGTTGTCGCGCTGTTCGATGCGTTCTCGATCGTCGACTATCTGGTCTTCGTCCTCGGCGTCTTGCTCATCGGTATGGCGTATCTGAGCCTTGCAATCGGCTTTTCGGGCGTGGCCTCGTCCTCGGTGCTCTCTGCCGTCGGGGTGTTCGTACTCTACGTCCTGTTCCGGTTCGTCTGGACGCCCGGCCTGATGGCAATCCAGTCCGTCGTCAACCGCCTGCAGACGGGTGAGTGGACGATCGCGTTCCAGTTCGACTGGTGGATGTACCCGCTCTCGCTGATCAATCCCCACTACGCCTACCAGATGATTCTCCACGGGTTCGTCTACACGGACATGGCCCAGCCCCGGTACATGAGCGCGTGGTATATCAACGGCTGGACCGGCCTTGCCGTCCTCGCCGTGTGGATCGTCGTTCCACTCACCGTGGGAACGGCGCTGTTCCGGCGACAGGACCTCTAG
- a CDS encoding ABC transporter ATP-binding protein: MAAIQLDEVTKQYGSLTAVRDLSLQVEDGEIYGFLGPNGSGKSTTINVLLDFVRPTDGTAEVFGIDCQEDPLAVRERIGVLPEGFSVYDRLTGRQHLEFACESKAIDTDPQSLLDRVGLTDSAERRASNYSKGMKQRLVLAMALAGDPDLLILDEPTTGLDPNGARRMRELIEAERDRGATVFFSSHILSQVDAVCDRVGILTGGELVAEDSIDALRASTNSVDELRVTVAQPDKRALEAVRSLPGVSGVRTDGNALLVDCANDVKADVIAAVEETGVEVTDFSIEEASLEELFEQVTRGTDQ; this comes from the coding sequence ATGGCCGCCATCCAACTCGACGAGGTCACGAAACAGTACGGCTCGCTGACCGCCGTTCGTGATCTCTCCCTCCAGGTCGAGGACGGCGAGATCTATGGCTTTCTGGGACCGAACGGCTCCGGCAAGTCCACGACGATCAACGTCCTCCTCGATTTCGTCCGACCGACTGACGGCACCGCCGAAGTGTTCGGTATCGACTGTCAGGAAGATCCGCTCGCCGTGCGCGAGCGCATCGGCGTCCTCCCCGAGGGTTTCAGCGTCTACGATCGGCTCACCGGTCGCCAGCACCTCGAGTTCGCCTGTGAATCGAAAGCCATCGACACCGACCCGCAGTCGTTGCTCGACCGTGTCGGCCTTACCGACTCCGCGGAGAGACGGGCCAGCAACTACTCGAAAGGGATGAAACAGCGTCTGGTTCTCGCAATGGCGCTCGCAGGCGATCCCGACCTGCTGATTCTCGACGAACCGACGACCGGACTCGATCCGAACGGGGCGCGCCGGATGCGCGAGCTGATCGAGGCCGAACGGGATCGTGGCGCGACCGTCTTCTTTTCGAGCCATATCCTCTCGCAGGTCGACGCAGTCTGTGACCGAGTCGGCATCCTCACTGGCGGTGAACTCGTCGCGGAAGACAGCATCGATGCGCTCCGTGCATCGACAAACTCGGTTGACGAACTACGGGTTACCGTCGCGCAACCGGACAAGCGCGCCCTCGAAGCTGTGCGATCACTTCCCGGCGTCTCGGGGGTCAGGACCGACGGAAATGCTTTGCTCGTCGACTGTGCCAACGACGTGAAGGCGGATGTTATCGCAGCAGTAGAGGAGACAGGTGTCGAAGTTACTGACTTCTCGATCGAAGAGGCGTCGCTCGAAGAGCTGTTCGAGCAGGTCACGAGGGGGACGGACCAATGA
- a CDS encoding glucodextranase DOMON-like domain-containing protein, with protein sequence MKRRQYLAGIGAISAATVVGVPSVAGEEDDAIAHWDVPEGTDVGPGNYTYPTTDEIPEGEFDLAGFTIRSEDGEYHFTQEYHHGITNEWGGDYGFSHQLIQIYFHNPDADGGTIEAREGINATFEAPHHHRVVVSPFEDDFEPVVEDAEGNVVDEDVEINTEDGDKITVSVDESTLDYLEDGAVAALSVGFDGYAEGMVRQVTADGGEWEFGGAENDYAPQVIDLVTPDDVSNEDALAYSDGEFAEIPLLQVGDEEVDDDHDEEVDDPNGDDDDANGDDDYDDDDANGDDDVNGDDDPNGDDDDDDEADDDGSPGFGIGAAIAGAAGGALAKKRLSDDEVEE encoded by the coding sequence ATGAAACGTAGACAATACCTAGCAGGCATTGGCGCAATCAGCGCAGCAACCGTCGTGGGCGTCCCGTCCGTTGCGGGTGAAGAGGACGACGCGATCGCACACTGGGACGTGCCGGAGGGGACTGACGTCGGTCCCGGTAACTACACGTATCCGACGACCGACGAAATCCCGGAAGGGGAGTTCGATCTTGCCGGGTTCACGATTCGCTCCGAAGACGGTGAGTACCACTTCACACAGGAGTACCATCACGGTATCACGAACGAGTGGGGTGGCGACTACGGCTTCTCCCACCAGTTGATTCAGATTTACTTCCACAACCCGGACGCTGATGGAGGGACGATCGAAGCACGGGAGGGCATCAATGCGACGTTCGAGGCACCACATCATCATCGAGTCGTCGTCTCGCCGTTCGAGGACGATTTCGAGCCCGTCGTCGAGGACGCCGAGGGGAACGTCGTCGACGAGGACGTCGAGATCAATACCGAGGACGGCGACAAGATCACAGTTTCCGTTGACGAATCCACACTCGACTATCTGGAAGACGGTGCGGTCGCCGCGCTCTCTGTTGGCTTCGATGGCTACGCCGAGGGGATGGTCCGTCAGGTCACGGCAGACGGCGGCGAGTGGGAGTTCGGCGGCGCGGAGAACGACTACGCCCCACAGGTCATCGACCTCGTAACGCCCGATGACGTCAGTAACGAGGACGCGCTTGCGTACTCCGACGGCGAGTTCGCCGAGATCCCGCTCCTCCAGGTTGGCGATGAGGAGGTCGACGACGACCACGACGAGGAGGTCGACGATCCGAACGGCGACGATGATGACGCCAACGGCGATGATGACTACGACGACGATGACGCCAATGGCGACGACGATGTCAACGGTGACGACGACCCGAACGGCGACGATGATGACGACGACGAAGCCGACGACGACGGCTCGCCCGGCTTCGGCATCGGTGCGGCCATTGCTGGCGCGGCAGGTGGTGCGCTCGCGAAAAAACGTCTGAGTGACGACGAAGTCGAGGAATAA
- a CDS encoding SDR family oxidoreductase, with protein MSDTTSAEVPESGSDSPVVLVTGAGSGIGAATALAFAEKGWTVYATDVETPLSEEIQARCRTRELDVTDDEQCRAVVADVLAETGRLDVLVNNAGYAVPGAIEEVPVDETKAEFDVLVHGPHRLIREVLPAMREQGSGTIVNVSSVLGLAAYQGLGSYAAGKAAMEALSDSLRLELRGTGVDVVLVEPPWVETPFADDARAELAGRERHESYAETYAALEDGWALDGGPLALSPERVADTIVAAATDRSPRARYPVGIVATFIRWTRWFPPALLDPIRRAFGWATTRIGRIDARLRRWR; from the coding sequence GTGTCCGACACGACATCGGCCGAGGTGCCGGAGTCCGGGAGTGACAGCCCTGTCGTCCTGGTTACCGGCGCTGGCTCGGGGATCGGCGCGGCGACAGCGCTTGCGTTCGCCGAGAAGGGCTGGACGGTGTACGCGACGGACGTCGAGACGCCGTTGTCCGAGGAGATTCAGGCACGCTGTCGGACGCGCGAGCTGGACGTCACCGACGACGAACAGTGTCGGGCAGTCGTTGCGGACGTACTCGCGGAGACAGGCCGACTCGACGTGCTGGTGAACAACGCGGGCTACGCCGTACCGGGGGCGATCGAGGAAGTGCCGGTCGATGAGACAAAAGCGGAGTTCGACGTGCTGGTTCACGGTCCACACCGGCTGATCAGGGAGGTGCTGCCCGCGATGCGCGAGCAGGGATCGGGGACTATCGTCAACGTCTCCAGCGTGCTCGGGCTGGCCGCCTATCAGGGGCTGGGCAGCTACGCGGCAGGAAAGGCCGCGATGGAGGCGCTGTCGGACTCGCTCCGGCTGGAGCTGCGCGGAACCGGGGTTGACGTCGTCCTCGTCGAGCCGCCGTGGGTCGAGACGCCCTTCGCCGACGACGCCCGGGCGGAGCTCGCCGGGCGCGAGCGCCACGAGAGCTACGCGGAGACGTACGCCGCGCTGGAGGACGGCTGGGCACTGGACGGCGGGCCGCTCGCGCTCTCCCCCGAGCGGGTAGCCGATACGATCGTCGCCGCGGCGACCGACCGCTCGCCACGGGCACGATATCCTGTCGGGATCGTGGCGACGTTCATCAGGTGGACGCGCTGGTTTCCGCCCGCGCTCCTCGATCCGATCCGGCGCGCGTTCGGGTGGGCAACGACCCGGATTGGACGGATTGACGCACGCCTGAGACGATGGCGGTAG
- a CDS encoding PPC domain-containing DNA-binding protein, translated as MNYREVTTTGEYLASLEHGADWREEIEALAGEVDADAAWFTALGAVQDAEVWFYDQDTTEYECVSFDEPLEVAGCVGNVSLLDGERFAHTHAVLSRPSGEALAGHLDAATVWAGEVYMRTFEESLERDHDERTDLDLWL; from the coding sequence ATGAACTATCGGGAGGTCACGACGACCGGGGAGTACCTCGCGAGCTTAGAGCACGGTGCGGACTGGCGCGAGGAGATCGAAGCCCTCGCGGGCGAGGTCGACGCCGACGCGGCGTGGTTCACGGCACTGGGGGCGGTCCAGGACGCCGAGGTGTGGTTCTACGATCAGGACACCACCGAGTACGAGTGCGTCTCCTTTGACGAACCGCTGGAAGTCGCAGGCTGTGTCGGGAACGTCTCCTTGCTCGATGGCGAGCGGTTCGCTCACACCCACGCCGTCCTCTCGCGGCCGAGCGGCGAGGCCCTCGCGGGGCATCTGGATGCCGCGACCGTCTGGGCGGGCGAGGTGTACATGCGGACCTTCGAAGAATCACTGGAACGGGACCACGACGAACGAACCGATCTGGATCTCTGGTTATAG